From Saimiri boliviensis isolate mSaiBol1 chromosome 9, mSaiBol1.pri, whole genome shotgun sequence, a single genomic window includes:
- the DSN1 gene encoding kinetochore-associated protein DSN1 homolog isoform X2 produces MTSVTRSEIVNELSRSISVDLAESKRLGSLLLSSFQFSVQKLEPFLRDTKGFSLESFRAKASSLSEELKHFADRLETDGTLQKCFEDSNGKASDISLEASVAEMKEYITKFSLERQTWDKLLQHYQQEAEEMLSRGSTEAKITEVKVEPMTYLGSSQNEVLNTKPDYQKILQNQSKVFDCMELVVDELQGSVKELQAFMDESTQCFQKVSVQLGKRSMQQLDPSPARKLLKLQLQNPPATHGSESCQ; encoded by the exons ATGACTTCAGTGACTAGATCAGAGATCGTAAATG AGCTCAGCAGGTCTATCAGTGTCGATTTAGCAGAAAGCAAACGGCTTGGCTCTCTCCTGCTTTCCAGTTTCCAG TTCTCTGTTCAGAAACTTGAACCTTTCCTAAGAGACACTAAGGGCTTCAGCCTTGAAAGTTTTAGAGCCAAAG CATCTTCTCTTTCTGAAGAATTGAAACATTTTGCAGACAGACTGGAAACTGACGGAactctacaaaaatgttttgaagatTCAAATGG AAAAGCATCAGATATTTCTCTGGAAGCATCTGTGGCTGAGATGAAGGAGTACATAACAAA ATTTTCTTTAGAACGTCAGACTTGGGATAAGCTCTTGCAGCACTACCAGCAGGAGGCTGAAGagatgttgtccag aggatCAACTGAGGCGAAAATTACTGAGGTCAAAGTGGAACCTATGACATATCTTGGGTCTTCTCAGAATGAAGTTCTTAATACAAAGCCTGACTACCAGAAAATATTACAGAACCAGAGCAAAGTCTTTGATTGTATGGAGTTGGTG GTGGATGAGCTGCAAGGATCAGTGAAAGAGCTGCAGGCCTTTATGGATGAAAGTACCCAGTGCTTCCAGAAGGTGTCAGTACAGCTTG GGAAGAGAAGCATGCAACAATTAGATCCCTCACCAGCTCGAAAACTGCTCAAGCTTCAGCTACAGAACCCACCTGCCACACATGGATCTGAATCTTGTCAGTGA
- the DSN1 gene encoding kinetochore-associated protein DSN1 homolog isoform X1, with protein sequence MTSVTRSEIVNEKGPVMSKTHDHQLESSLSPVEVFTKTSASLEMHQGVSEERIHLGSSPKKGENYDLSHEERLHSRSLHLSPQEQFASYQDRRQSWRRASMKETNRRKSLHPIHQGITELSRSISVDLAESKRLGSLLLSSFQFSVQKLEPFLRDTKGFSLESFRAKASSLSEELKHFADRLETDGTLQKCFEDSNGKASDISLEASVAEMKEYITKFSLERQTWDKLLQHYQQEAEEMLSRGSTEAKITEVKVEPMTYLGSSQNEVLNTKPDYQKILQNQSKVFDCMELVVDELQGSVKELQAFMDESTQCFQKVSVQLGKRSMQQLDPSPARKLLKLQLQNPPATHGSESCQ encoded by the exons ATGACTTCAGTGACTAGATCAGAGATCGTAAATG AAAAAGGACCAGTGATGTCTAAGACTCATGATCATCAATTGGAATCAAGTCTCAGCCCTGTGGAAGTGTTTACTAAAACATCTGCCTCCCTGGAGATGCATCAAGGCGTTTCAGAGGAAAGAATTCACCTTGGCTCTAGCCCTAAAAAAGGGGAAAATTATGATCTCAGCCACGAGGAAAGACTTCACTCAAGGTCCCTTCATTTGTCCCCTCAAGAACAATTTGCCAGTTATCAAGACAGGAGGCAATCCTGGCGGCGAGCAAGTATGAAAGAAACGAACCGGCGGAAGTCACTGCATCCCATTCACCAGGGCATCACAG AGCTCAGCAGGTCTATCAGTGTCGATTTAGCAGAAAGCAAACGGCTTGGCTCTCTCCTGCTTTCCAGTTTCCAG TTCTCTGTTCAGAAACTTGAACCTTTCCTAAGAGACACTAAGGGCTTCAGCCTTGAAAGTTTTAGAGCCAAAG CATCTTCTCTTTCTGAAGAATTGAAACATTTTGCAGACAGACTGGAAACTGACGGAactctacaaaaatgttttgaagatTCAAATGG AAAAGCATCAGATATTTCTCTGGAAGCATCTGTGGCTGAGATGAAGGAGTACATAACAAA ATTTTCTTTAGAACGTCAGACTTGGGATAAGCTCTTGCAGCACTACCAGCAGGAGGCTGAAGagatgttgtccag aggatCAACTGAGGCGAAAATTACTGAGGTCAAAGTGGAACCTATGACATATCTTGGGTCTTCTCAGAATGAAGTTCTTAATACAAAGCCTGACTACCAGAAAATATTACAGAACCAGAGCAAAGTCTTTGATTGTATGGAGTTGGTG GTGGATGAGCTGCAAGGATCAGTGAAAGAGCTGCAGGCCTTTATGGATGAAAGTACCCAGTGCTTCCAGAAGGTGTCAGTACAGCTTG GGAAGAGAAGCATGCAACAATTAGATCCCTCACCAGCTCGAAAACTGCTCAAGCTTCAGCTACAGAACCCACCTGCCACACATGGATCTGAATCTTGTCAGTGA